In a genomic window of Mucilaginibacter sp. KACC 22063:
- a CDS encoding DUF4142 domain-containing protein has product MKKVSYVFMIAAASLAFQACNSGQKDAKETADSLNKTKDTTSSVASTGGIAVDNDDAKFATDAANGGMAEVALGKLAITKTANAQVKQFADMMVSDHGKANEELMSIAKAKNITLPSTVDADHQAKMDKLSKETGKDFDKDYVDAMVDGHQKTLDLMQKEAKDGKDAELKAFAAKTAPIVQTHLDAIKKIQDSMK; this is encoded by the coding sequence ATGAAAAAAGTAAGTTATGTATTTATGATTGCCGCTGCCTCACTTGCGTTTCAAGCTTGTAACAGTGGCCAAAAGGACGCTAAAGAAACAGCAGACAGTTTAAACAAAACAAAAGACACCACATCAAGCGTTGCTTCAACTGGTGGTATTGCTGTTGATAATGACGATGCAAAATTTGCGACTGATGCAGCAAATGGTGGCATGGCCGAAGTTGCTTTAGGTAAACTGGCAATTACAAAAACAGCCAATGCTCAGGTTAAACAATTTGCAGACATGATGGTATCTGACCACGGTAAAGCAAACGAAGAATTAATGTCAATTGCTAAAGCAAAAAACATCACTTTACCTTCAACAGTTGATGCTGATCATCAGGCTAAAATGGATAAATTAAGCAAAGAGACTGGCAAAGATTTCGACAAAGATTATGTTGATGCAATGGTTGACGGTCACCAAAAAACACTTGACCTGATGCAAAAAGAGGCTAAAGACGGTAAAGATGCTGAATTAAAAGCTTTCGCAGCTAAAACTGCTCCTATCGTTCAAACTCACCTTGATGCGATCAAAAAAATTCAGGACTCAATGAAATAA
- the pncB gene encoding nicotinate phosphoribosyltransferase has product MPQNSALLSFLDNDFYKFTMQQAVTRLFPVARARYHFINRGKHQFPDGFAAALRNAVDRMAELKLTKSERRFLENNCPYLDPVYLDFLEGYRYDPQEVSIDQKGGELHVGIEGNWHRAILWEVPVMSLICELYYQLTNASRISDEEVLLRTKQKIEAYAKLGVKVAEFGTRRRYSYDVHRLVMQSLKAYGEGAFVGSSNVHMAMLNQTKPIGTHAHEWFMFHAARYGFKMANSLGLENWVQVYRGDLGIALSDTYTTEVFFSQFDKMYSKLFDGVRHDSGDPLIFADRVIAHYQSMGIDPLSKTIIFSDALDYEKVARIAAHCENRISISFGIGTSLTNDVGPKAMNIVIKMTEAMPEQGNWIPVVKLSDEHGKYTGDEAAIRLAKLDLSIE; this is encoded by the coding sequence ATGCCTCAGAATTCCGCACTACTTTCATTTCTCGATAACGATTTCTATAAGTTTACTATGCAGCAGGCTGTAACAAGGCTGTTTCCGGTAGCACGTGCACGGTATCACTTTATTAACCGGGGAAAACATCAATTTCCTGACGGCTTTGCTGCGGCGCTTAGAAATGCAGTTGACCGCATGGCTGAATTAAAACTTACAAAATCTGAAAGGAGATTTTTAGAAAATAACTGCCCATATTTAGATCCGGTATATCTTGATTTTCTGGAAGGTTACCGCTATGATCCGCAAGAGGTAAGTATTGACCAGAAGGGCGGAGAACTGCATGTAGGCATTGAAGGTAACTGGCACAGGGCAATTTTATGGGAAGTGCCTGTAATGTCACTCATATGTGAACTGTATTATCAGCTTACCAATGCTTCGCGCATATCTGATGAGGAGGTGCTGTTGCGTACCAAACAAAAAATTGAAGCATATGCAAAGCTGGGTGTTAAGGTGGCCGAGTTTGGCACCAGGCGCCGGTATAGCTATGATGTGCACAGATTGGTTATGCAATCGTTAAAAGCATACGGAGAAGGTGCCTTTGTTGGATCAAGCAATGTGCATATGGCTATGCTGAATCAAACCAAACCTATAGGAACACATGCGCACGAGTGGTTTATGTTTCATGCAGCGCGGTATGGTTTTAAAATGGCTAACTCACTTGGCCTGGAAAACTGGGTACAGGTTTATCGCGGGGATTTGGGTATTGCTTTATCTGATACTTATACAACAGAAGTGTTTTTCTCCCAGTTTGATAAAATGTATTCAAAGTTGTTTGATGGGGTAAGGCATGATAGCGGCGACCCGCTCATATTTGCCGACCGTGTAATTGCGCATTACCAGTCAATGGGTATAGACCCGCTTAGCAAAACCATCATTTTTTCTGACGCGCTTGATTATGAAAAGGTAGCCCGCATTGCTGCCCATTGCGAGAACAGGATAAGTATATCTTTTGGCATTGGCACCAGCCTGACCAATGATGTTGGTCCTAAAGCCATGAATATTGTAATTAAAATGACAGAGGCCATGCCCGAGCAAGGCAACTGGATACCTGTTGTGAAACTATCAGACGAACATGGAAAGTATACCGGAGATGAAGCCGCCATTCGGCTTGCAAAGCTTGATTTAAGTATAGAATAG
- a CDS encoding glycosyltransferase, whose product MNNGTTPRLKIFTWHIHGSYLFYLSQGNYDIYIPTKSEKTEGYYGRGETFPFGENVIEVPAEEVKNKSFDVILYQTNQNYLKDQYEVLTEEQRSLPKVYIEHDPPRQHPTDTKHILNTQDVTLVHVTHFNRLMWDSNETPTRVIEHGVTIPQVNYSGHINKGIVVINNLPLRGRLLGLDVFMEVRKQIPVDLVGMGTGDLGLGEVLHPQLPAFQSQYRFFFNPIRYTSLGLAICEAMMMGIPVVGLATTELSTVIDNGYSGFIHTDVNYLIDKMQLLMEDAELAREIGNNGREIALKRFNINRFTDDWEQLFAEVTARNKTVLHSI is encoded by the coding sequence ATGAACAACGGAACCACACCTCGATTAAAAATTTTCACCTGGCATATCCATGGTAGTTACCTTTTCTATTTATCACAAGGCAACTACGATATTTATATACCAACCAAATCTGAAAAAACCGAAGGTTATTATGGCCGGGGAGAAACATTTCCGTTTGGCGAAAATGTAATTGAGGTACCCGCCGAAGAGGTTAAGAACAAAAGCTTTGATGTTATTCTTTATCAAACTAATCAAAACTATTTAAAAGACCAATACGAAGTCCTTACAGAAGAGCAGCGAAGCTTGCCAAAGGTTTATATTGAGCATGACCCTCCGCGCCAGCATCCTACAGATACTAAACATATTTTAAATACGCAGGATGTAACTCTTGTACATGTTACCCACTTTAACCGCTTAATGTGGGACAGCAACGAAACGCCTACACGTGTAATTGAGCACGGCGTAACTATTCCTCAGGTTAACTACTCAGGTCATATTAATAAAGGTATAGTTGTGATTAATAATCTGCCTTTGCGTGGGCGTTTATTAGGGCTGGATGTATTTATGGAAGTACGTAAGCAAATTCCGGTTGACCTTGTAGGTATGGGCACAGGTGATTTAGGTTTGGGCGAGGTGCTTCATCCGCAGTTACCGGCTTTTCAAAGCCAGTACCGCTTTTTCTTTAACCCGATAAGATATACCAGCCTTGGTTTAGCAATATGCGAAGCTATGATGATGGGGATACCTGTTGTAGGCCTTGCCACAACAGAGTTATCTACCGTTATAGACAACGGCTACTCTGGCTTTATACATACCGATGTTAATTACCTGATCGATAAAATGCAATTGCTGATGGAAGATGCTGAACTGGCTCGTGAAATTGGTAACAATGGCCGTGAGATAGCATTAAAACGTTTTAACATCAATCGATTTACAGACGACTGGGAGCAATTATTTGCCGAGGTAACTGCCCGTAATAAAACGGTGCTCCATTCAATTTAA
- a CDS encoding glycosyltransferase family 4 protein, producing MKNRSKNIALISEHASPLADLGGVDTGGQNVYVAQLALHLATQGYLVDVYTRRDSGTIDEVVNWQPGVRVINVKAGPEAVIIKEDMLQHMQEFKDNMVAFIINNHLHYSLIHANFFMSALVASGIKKELDIPFAVTFHALGHVRRVHQAEQDKFPIERLIIEAEAVKHADHIVAECPQDRDDLINHYHADPKKITIVPCGFSEKEFHPIDKSEARRMLGLPANEHIILQLGRMVPRKGIDNVIRALGHLKRASEKPIKLVVVGGNHHDLQKSDCPEYKRLLNIADEHAVTDHVIFAGKKTRDQLKYYYAAADIFITTPWYEPFGITPLEAMACGTPVIGSNVGGIKYSVADGHTGALVTPEQPKELAEKIDSLISDKALLKQMGLNAIKRVNTHFTWKKVAMQMDKLFVNMLSTSKSRLIKQLEGRKEQAA from the coding sequence ATGAAGAACCGAAGTAAAAATATTGCGCTGATAAGTGAACACGCCTCTCCCCTGGCAGATTTAGGCGGCGTTGATACTGGTGGCCAAAATGTGTATGTAGCACAGCTGGCATTACATTTAGCCACACAAGGCTACCTTGTAGATGTTTACACCCGCCGCGATAGCGGCACTATTGATGAAGTGGTTAACTGGCAGCCGGGCGTACGGGTTATCAATGTGAAGGCAGGGCCCGAAGCCGTGATTATCAAAGAAGACATGCTACAGCACATGCAGGAGTTTAAGGATAACATGGTTGCATTTATCATCAACAATCATTTGCATTACAGCCTTATTCATGCTAACTTTTTCATGTCGGCATTGGTAGCTTCGGGCATCAAAAAAGAACTGGATATTCCTTTTGCAGTTACCTTTCATGCTTTGGGGCATGTAAGGCGAGTACATCAGGCAGAGCAAGATAAATTTCCGATTGAAAGGTTAATTATAGAAGCAGAGGCAGTTAAACATGCCGATCACATCGTAGCAGAATGCCCTCAGGATCGTGACGACCTGATCAACCATTACCATGCAGATCCGAAAAAGATCACCATTGTACCATGCGGATTTAGTGAGAAAGAGTTTCACCCGATAGATAAGTCAGAAGCACGCCGGATGCTGGGCCTACCTGCCAATGAGCATATCATATTGCAATTAGGCCGCATGGTGCCGCGCAAGGGAATTGATAATGTGATAAGGGCGTTGGGCCACCTAAAAAGGGCATCTGAAAAGCCGATTAAACTGGTTGTGGTTGGTGGTAACCACCATGATCTGCAAAAATCTGATTGCCCCGAATATAAAAGGTTATTAAATATCGCAGATGAACATGCGGTGACCGATCATGTAATCTTCGCCGGTAAAAAGACCCGCGACCAACTGAAATATTATTACGCCGCGGCTGATATTTTTATTACCACACCATGGTATGAACCATTCGGTATTACACCATTGGAGGCTATGGCTTGCGGAACGCCGGTTATTGGATCAAATGTTGGCGGTATTAAATACAGCGTAGCCGATGGCCATACCGGGGCACTTGTAACACCTGAGCAGCCTAAAGAATTAGCAGAAAAAATTGATAGCCTCATCAGCGATAAAGCTTTGCTTAAACAAATGGGCCTGAATGCCATAAAACGTGTTAACACGCATTTTACCTGGAAGAAAGTGGCCATGCAAATGGATAAGCTATTTGTAAACATGCTTAGTACTTCAAAATCAAGATTGATTAAGCAACTGGAAGGCAGAAAAGAGCAGGCTGCATAA
- a CDS encoding D-glycero-alpha-D-manno-heptose-1,7-bisphosphate 7-phosphatase — translation MAKAIFIDKDGTLIPDIPYNVNPALITISTHAIEGLKALQDNGYLLIVISNQSGVARGMFKEEQLADVELAIKSLLAVNGIKLHGFYYCPHHPDGTVEGYDMECACRKPQPGLLLQAAKDHDVDLSQSWMIGDILNDVEAGNRAGCQTILIDNGGETEWVKGEYRTPTLVYKTINDAALGILQQHLV, via the coding sequence ATGGCTAAGGCAATTTTTATTGACAAGGATGGAACATTGATTCCGGACATACCTTATAATGTTAATCCGGCATTGATTACTATTTCAACGCATGCCATAGAAGGTTTAAAGGCTTTGCAAGACAATGGCTACTTGCTTATCGTTATCTCTAACCAGTCTGGCGTAGCAAGAGGGATGTTTAAAGAAGAGCAATTAGCAGATGTAGAACTTGCAATAAAATCCCTTTTAGCTGTAAACGGAATTAAACTTCATGGCTTTTATTATTGCCCCCACCATCCGGACGGAACCGTAGAGGGCTATGACATGGAATGTGCATGCCGTAAACCACAGCCTGGCCTGCTATTGCAGGCAGCAAAAGATCATGATGTAGATCTATCACAATCTTGGATGATAGGTGATATCTTAAATGACGTGGAAGCCGGTAACCGTGCCGGATGCCAAACTATATTAATTGATAACGGCGGTGAAACAGAATGGGTAAAAGGCGAATATCGAACGCCAACCTTAGTATATAAAACAATTAATGATGCTGCTTTAGGCATACTTCAACAGCACCTGGTATAA
- a CDS encoding glycosyltransferase family 9 protein, giving the protein MSNWSDCKRILVIRPDNMGDLIMSGPAIKALKQSFNAHITVLTSSMAKGIIKHMPMIDDAIIFDLPWVKTNQQAPKEQIYEVVERLKKGSFDAAVIFTVFSQNPLPTAMLAYMAGIPKILAYCRENPYGLLTDWIPDKEPYNIIKHQVQRDLDLVASVGAYINDDKLDLLIKDCGQSMQEKLMITGINLDQPWLLLHAGVSEPKREYPFNNWVIAAKKIITQLGYQVLLTGAASEKVLTDKLQQRIGEPSFSVAGLFDLSEFIYLVKQAPCLVSVNTGTIHIAAAVNTPVVVLYAETNPQHTPWKVVNKVLPFSVPEEMRSKNEVIAYLNKTIYAHPAGMPAPAQIVCAITEIMNAPYSPSQPFHGTLNENQAFPAS; this is encoded by the coding sequence ATGAGCAACTGGTCTGATTGCAAGCGAATACTTGTTATCCGCCCCGATAATATGGGCGATCTTATTATGAGCGGGCCAGCCATTAAAGCGCTTAAGCAATCTTTTAATGCGCATATTACCGTCTTAACATCATCAATGGCCAAAGGCATTATTAAACACATGCCCATGATTGACGATGCAATCATATTTGATCTTCCCTGGGTAAAAACTAATCAGCAAGCGCCTAAAGAACAGATTTACGAAGTAGTAGAAAGGCTTAAAAAAGGCAGCTTTGATGCAGCGGTGATCTTTACCGTTTTCAGCCAAAATCCCTTACCTACGGCCATGCTGGCTTATATGGCCGGAATACCTAAAATATTGGCCTATTGCCGTGAAAACCCTTACGGATTACTTACAGATTGGATTCCGGATAAAGAACCATACAATATTATCAAACATCAGGTACAGCGCGACCTTGATCTGGTAGCTTCGGTGGGTGCATACATTAATGATGATAAACTTGATCTGCTAATAAAGGATTGCGGCCAAAGCATGCAGGAAAAGCTAATGATAACAGGTATAAATTTAGATCAACCCTGGTTATTGCTGCATGCAGGCGTTAGTGAACCCAAGCGGGAATATCCATTTAATAATTGGGTAATAGCAGCGAAAAAAATTATTACACAATTAGGCTACCAGGTATTGCTTACAGGTGCAGCATCTGAAAAAGTATTGACTGATAAATTACAGCAGCGTATTGGCGAACCTAGCTTTTCAGTTGCCGGTTTATTTGATCTGAGCGAATTTATTTACCTGGTTAAACAAGCCCCCTGTCTTGTTTCTGTAAATACCGGCACTATACATATTGCTGCAGCGGTGAATACTCCTGTTGTGGTGCTTTACGCAGAAACCAATCCGCAGCATACACCATGGAAAGTGGTAAATAAGGTATTGCCTTTTAGTGTACCGGAAGAAATGCGCAGTAAAAATGAGGTAATTGCGTATTTGAATAAAACGATTTATGCCCACCCTGCAGGTATGCCTGCTCCGGCACAAATAGTATGTGCAATAACAGAAATTATGAATGCGCCATACTCACCATCTCAACCGTTTCACGGAACACTGAATGAAAATCAGGCGTTTCCAGCCAGTTGA
- a CDS encoding glycosyltransferase family 9 protein translates to MKLPANEIKKIGIFRVLQLGDMLCTIPAIRALKHAYPNASITLIGLPWAKSFTERFDVYFDNFIHFPGFPGLPEQAFDATQFAEFLPSIQNEQFDLVIQMQGNGTLVNPMMELFGARHVAGFSTEGHYKPDNGLFMLYPDYGSEIERHILLMEHLGIPAQGTELEFPLTDQDMNDLDNAGLEIDPGNYVCVHPGSRGAWRQWPVNYFATLADYCIEQGYKAVITGTKDEAEIVDAVISHMRYEPINACGKTTMGAMGVLIKNAAMLISNCTGVSHIAAAFKTPSVVISMDGEPQRWGPMDKRMHRTINWLETPDFHSVFRETVEMVSMAHS, encoded by the coding sequence ATGAAACTACCAGCTAACGAAATTAAAAAGATAGGCATATTCCGTGTATTGCAATTAGGCGATATGCTTTGCACCATACCAGCAATAAGAGCATTAAAACATGCTTACCCCAATGCATCTATCACGCTGATAGGTTTGCCCTGGGCAAAATCCTTTACAGAACGGTTCGATGTCTATTTTGATAATTTCATCCATTTTCCCGGTTTCCCTGGGCTACCCGAACAAGCATTTGATGCCACCCAATTTGCCGAGTTTTTGCCATCGATACAAAATGAGCAATTTGACCTTGTAATACAGATGCAGGGTAACGGTACATTAGTTAACCCGATGATGGAACTGTTTGGAGCCAGGCATGTAGCTGGTTTTTCTACAGAGGGGCATTATAAGCCGGATAATGGTTTGTTTATGCTATATCCGGATTACGGCTCTGAAATTGAACGGCATATTTTATTAATGGAACACCTGGGCATACCTGCACAAGGCACTGAACTGGAGTTTCCGTTGACAGATCAGGATATGAATGATCTTGATAATGCAGGCTTGGAAATTGATCCGGGTAATTATGTTTGCGTTCACCCGGGTTCACGTGGTGCCTGGAGACAATGGCCGGTAAATTACTTTGCTACCCTGGCCGACTATTGTATTGAGCAGGGTTATAAAGCTGTAATTACCGGAACTAAAGATGAAGCCGAAATTGTGGATGCTGTAATTAGCCATATGCGTTACGAACCCATTAATGCCTGCGGTAAGACCACAATGGGCGCAATGGGCGTATTAATCAAAAATGCAGCTATGCTGATATCTAACTGTACCGGTGTATCTCATATTGCAGCTGCGTTTAAAACGCCAAGCGTGGTGATCAGTATGGATGGTGAACCGCAACGCTGGGGGCCAATGGATAAACGCATGCACCGTACAATCAACTGGCTGGAAACGCCTGATTTTCATTCAGTGTTCCGTGAAACGGTTGAGATGGTGAGTATGGCGCATTCATAA
- a CDS encoding DUF3072 domain-containing protein — translation MATEKNSKEELNEDQPIKGSNTIKDPDDWTTGDEPMTGAQESYLKTLSAEAGETFDEKLSKAEASKRIDELQHKTGRGLNDQE, via the coding sequence ATGGCAACCGAGAAGAACAGCAAAGAAGAGTTGAATGAAGATCAGCCGATAAAAGGATCAAACACTATAAAAGACCCTGATGATTGGACAACGGGAGATGAACCTATGACCGGCGCACAGGAATCGTACCTTAAAACACTTTCTGCTGAGGCAGGAGAAACATTTGATGAAAAGTTGAGCAAAGCCGAAGCGTCTAAACGCATTGACGAGCTGCAGCACAAAACCGGACGCGGTTTAAACGATCAGGAATAA
- a CDS encoding glycosyltransferase family 2 protein → MIIKVSVVIPTYRRPQLLKNCLAALLEQTMTDFEIIVVSDGPDSATADLINNMQAQAPVRYLPLPHKKGPAAARNYGWQNATAEIIAFTDDDCLPESNWLIEIVRAIEGNGNIAITGKVIVPVSYPPTDYEKNTAGLETADFITANCACTKTVLQKAGGFDEQFSMAWREDSDLHFKLLQNEIPIRRLNSAEVIHPVRKSKWGVSVKEQKKTMFDALLYKKYPKLFRKKIRPVSPVLYYAIIVSFLIMLAGIIIHKQLLTITGSITWLTFTVYFICKRLATTSLALDHITEMVATSFVIPFVSVFWQWYGALKYKTWFV, encoded by the coding sequence ATGATTATAAAAGTATCTGTTGTAATACCAACGTACCGCCGTCCGCAGCTTTTAAAAAATTGCCTGGCCGCTTTGCTGGAGCAAACAATGACCGACTTTGAGATTATTGTGGTAAGCGATGGCCCGGACAGCGCTACTGCTGATTTAATTAATAACATGCAAGCGCAGGCGCCGGTGAGGTACCTGCCGCTTCCGCATAAAAAGGGGCCTGCCGCAGCACGTAATTATGGCTGGCAAAATGCAACGGCAGAAATTATTGCCTTTACAGACGATGACTGCCTGCCCGAAAGCAACTGGCTGATAGAAATTGTAAGGGCAATAGAAGGTAACGGCAATATTGCTATTACCGGAAAGGTGATCGTACCTGTAAGCTATCCGCCCACTGACTATGAAAAGAATACAGCAGGTTTAGAAACAGCAGATTTTATTACAGCTAATTGTGCCTGTACCAAAACCGTGTTGCAAAAGGCAGGTGGTTTTGACGAGCAATTCAGCATGGCTTGGCGCGAAGACAGCGACCTGCACTTTAAACTGTTACAAAACGAAATTCCTATCAGGCGTTTAAACAGTGCTGAGGTAATACACCCGGTGCGCAAGTCAAAATGGGGTGTAAGTGTGAAGGAGCAAAAGAAAACTATGTTTGACGCGCTGCTTTACAAAAAATATCCAAAGCTTTTCAGAAAGAAGATCAGGCCGGTATCGCCTGTATTGTATTATGCCATCATTGTTTCTTTTTTAATCATGCTGGCGGGCATTATCATTCACAAGCAATTGTTAACCATAACCGGGTCAATTACCTGGTTAACTTTTACGGTTTACTTTATCTGTAAACGCCTTGCCACAACCAGCTTAGCACTGGATCATATTACCGAAATGGTTGCTACATCATTTGTAATACCTTTTGTATCGGTGTTTTGGCAATGGTATGGCGCGCTAAAATATAAGACATGGTTTGTTTAA
- a CDS encoding carbamoyltransferase family protein — translation MYVLGINAVFHDSAACIIKDGQLLAAAEEERFTHFKHGKRPVPFSTWELPFHAIDYCLRVAGIHINDVDHVAYSFDPYLLIGEKYRGKSTIEIPFEPIGQQVNQDWLNVWDPLFLSSILNARDQLNDGYPHHLQKNFIGANIRPEQWHYVEHHISHAASAFNCSPYKNAAVMTVDGRGEVATTTYSIGNGQQLDRIGQVNMPHSLGLLYEQVTTYLGFLHSSDEYKVMALASYGKPDFVKDFREMIQVAANGQYTITDQRLIERFGAQRLRHEEFTSHHFNIAHSMQLVLEETMLELTDWLHKETKSENLCMAGGVALNCVANARIRDKGPFQNIWVQPASGDDGTALGAALWVDAQQRKSNEREFVMNHAYWGPEYSDAEIEKFMKWCKVPYRKLENVAEETADILAQNKIIGWYQGRMEFGPRALGGRSILASPISPEMQARLNEVKDREDFRPVAPVVLEEEAGNWFKNAEYSPFMLFVYDVQEDKADQIPAVRHTDGTARIQTINRQQNEKYYDLLKAFHRKTGVPVLVNTSFNTLGKPIVCTPRDAIECFWTSPFDALIIGSFVIEK, via the coding sequence ATGTATGTATTAGGCATTAATGCTGTATTTCACGACTCGGCGGCGTGTATAATTAAAGATGGCCAGTTGCTTGCGGCAGCTGAAGAAGAGCGTTTCACGCACTTTAAACATGGCAAACGCCCTGTTCCCTTTTCAACATGGGAGCTGCCTTTTCATGCGATTGATTATTGCCTGCGCGTGGCAGGTATCCATATTAATGATGTGGACCATGTGGCGTACTCTTTTGATCCCTATTTGCTCATTGGCGAAAAATACCGTGGTAAATCAACTATTGAAATTCCTTTTGAGCCAATTGGCCAGCAGGTTAACCAAGATTGGCTAAACGTTTGGGATCCGCTGTTTTTGTCATCTATTCTTAATGCCCGCGACCAACTGAATGACGGCTATCCGCACCATTTACAAAAGAATTTTATTGGTGCCAACATTCGTCCCGAACAATGGCATTATGTAGAACACCATATCTCACACGCAGCAAGTGCATTTAACTGTTCGCCCTACAAAAATGCGGCAGTAATGACGGTTGATGGCAGGGGCGAGGTGGCAACCACTACTTACAGCATTGGTAATGGGCAGCAGCTTGATCGCATTGGCCAGGTAAATATGCCACATTCGTTAGGCTTACTTTATGAGCAGGTAACAACTTATTTAGGTTTCCTGCACTCGTCTGATGAGTATAAGGTGATGGCGCTGGCATCATACGGAAAGCCTGACTTTGTAAAGGATTTTCGTGAGATGATACAAGTCGCCGCTAACGGGCAGTATACTATAACCGATCAGCGTTTAATTGAACGTTTTGGTGCGCAGCGCCTGCGCCACGAAGAATTTACCAGTCACCACTTTAACATAGCGCATTCTATGCAATTGGTGCTGGAGGAAACTATGCTTGAACTGACGGATTGGTTGCACAAAGAGACCAAATCTGAAAACCTGTGCATGGCGGGTGGTGTAGCATTAAACTGTGTGGCTAATGCCCGCATACGTGATAAAGGGCCTTTCCAAAATATCTGGGTGCAGCCTGCATCTGGTGATGACGGTACCGCTTTAGGTGCAGCGCTGTGGGTTGATGCGCAGCAGCGTAAATCAAACGAGCGCGAATTTGTGATGAACCATGCCTATTGGGGACCTGAGTATAGCGATGCTGAAATTGAGAAGTTTATGAAATGGTGTAAAGTGCCATACCGTAAGCTGGAAAATGTTGCCGAAGAAACTGCCGACATCCTTGCGCAAAATAAGATCATTGGCTGGTACCAGGGCCGTATGGAATTTGGTCCGCGTGCTTTGGGCGGCCGCTCAATTTTGGCTTCGCCGATTAGCCCTGAAATGCAAGCGCGTTTAAACGAAGTGAAAGACCGTGAAGATTTTCGCCCGGTAGCACCTGTCGTGCTTGAAGAAGAAGCAGGCAACTGGTTTAAAAATGCCGAGTATTCACCGTTTATGTTATTTGTGTACGATGTTCAGGAAGACAAAGCAGACCAGATTCCGGCGGTGCGCCACACTGATGGTACTGCTCGTATCCAAACCATCAACAGGCAGCAAAATGAAAAGTATTATGATCTGCTGAAAGCTTTCCACCGCAAAACCGGTGTACCTGTACTGGTAAATACATCATTTAATACGCTGGGTAAACCGATTGTTTGTACACCTCGGGATGCTATCGAATGCTTTTGGACATCACCTTTTGACGCATTGATCATTGGTTCGTTCGTGATTGAAAAATGA